In Catharus ustulatus isolate bCatUst1 chromosome 27, bCatUst1.pri.v2, whole genome shotgun sequence, the DNA window GCAGCACAGTCAGGAATGCTGCAGAAGTGGTCCCTGAAGGGATGAAATGGAGAAAATCCACTCCAAATGGAGAAATATCTGGGAAGATCAAGTCCCCTTTCAGCGGCAGGCTCAGGGAAATGTGTCACTGTGACACTTGATAAAGGACAGGCACCACCTCTCTCAGAACAGGGAAGGGAGATGGAGAGGGGGAGGATCCCCTAGCAGGGGGGTCAAAAGGAGTGTTTTGTCAGCAAAAATTAAATCACACCCtcagaaaatgttatttaaagcAGGATGTGTTGCTGGGCAAGACTCAGCCATTGGACATGTCAGGATCAGTATTTTGGAACCGTATTTAGTGGGATTTGGTCAGGAGGAGGATTCAGTCAGCCCAGCCAGAAGCTAAACCCCAATCTCCAGCAAGTACTTGCATGGAGGAAAGGCAAACAGGCTGCAGACCCTGGAACAGCAGAGAGActgggctggaaaagcaggGAGGGCACATTCAGAAGAGCAGacagctccccccagccctgtgagcaTTCACAGGACAGCAAACACCCAGGAGGGATGGAGCCACGATCAGGTCATTCCAAGAGGCTCCCAGAGAAAGTGGCCATGTttggctcagccccagcaggggaGAAGGGATGCTCCAAGAGGTACTAACTGTTCTCTGTGCTCCCCAAAGCACTGGGCTTCAAAGATCTGTCCACAACAGGAGGTTTGGACGGGACAGTCCCTGCTGATGGAGTTGCTGGGTGAACTGGAGAGACTGGAACCTTTGGGATTAAATCTGTTGGGGGTTTTTCCACTCCAGGGATGAGGGGTCCATCCATAGACTGTGGCTCTGGCTTTCCAAATTCCTGTGCTATCCTCAGAcgctccttctccagctcctgccgCCGGATCATCTCCTCGAAGGCATGgaactgctcctgctctgcctgctgctgcttcatcaGGGCTACCCGagtcttctcctcctccagctgctgctgcaaagccaAAGTGTGTGCAAAttactcttcctcctcctgcaccaaGGAGGAAcatgcccagggacaggagcagagagggggacACCGGCCCAGGGCAGAACACCAAGCCTCTGCAGACCCCCAGCTATTCCCAGGTTATTCCAAAAGGATCTGCAAAAAGTCACCagcaaacagcattttctggaAGGAAACTTCAGCGTGCAGGGCACAGATCCAGAGTCAGCTGGACCAAGGGCAGGAAAACCACTGTTTTACCCTCCCTCTTCCATGGAGGGAGGTTGATCTCCTCTCCTGTCTCTAAAGTCACACTCATCCAGAGCTAAACAGACTGCAGAGGTGACTGCTTTGCCCACAGAACCCCAGATCCTTGTCCATGCTGAGTTACTGGACTGTAAGACCTGGATGTGATGTTGGGACAGAGAGAACAACCCAAGcaagcagccccagctcaggctggctGGGGATGCATGGGGAGAAGAGCCAGGGATACCTCTGACAGAGTCAcccacagtgacagcaggggaAAAGGTGGGGCCACCCAGACTGGACATTCCCAAGCACCCAGGGAGCCCTGGAGCTTCTAAACCCTGAGAGGCTGAGGGGCTCCTGGGGAGCACAGGCCTCCAGTCTCCTGTCACTCACCTCCTGCTCCTTGTACTTAGCATAGTCCTTGGCGTACCTCTTTAGCAGCTCCTCCTTGAGCTCTTCGGCTCGGGGAAAGGCTACTTCCTTCAGTTTCTGGGGGAGGAAACACAGCATCAGCCTGGGAAACAAGACGAAGAGTccaaaaaccaccaccaaaatcACTGAGCAAGAGCTCAGGCAGTGCTAGCCTTTTCTCTTCTggacagcactgagcagaggagATGCAGCTTCTTGTGGCTGGGAAGAACCTCCAAGGATTCCCTGGAAAATCACTGCTTGGGACATCCAGCATGAACCACACATAATCTTTAAAAAGCAGGGAGTTGAACAGGGAAGAAAGGACACCTCAGTGCTCAACAGGAGATCATCTGGACACCACAGCCAGTCCAGTGAAAGTGCAACGGGGTAAGAACCCCCCAAACCATAACCTGGAGAACTGTGGAATTGTTTAGGTTCAAAAATACTTCCAGGATCATTGAGTtcaaccattcccccagcactgccatgtccACCACTaatctgtgtccccaggtgttttgaaacacttccagggatggtggaaGCTGGTGCCAGGACTGGACAATGTTTCTggggaaggaattttcccagtAGCCAacttcagcctctcctgggaCAATGTGAGACCGTttctccctgggagcagagcccgaccccccagctgtcccctcctgtcagggagttgtgcagagccacaaggtccctcctgagcctccttttctccaggctgagccccttttccagctccctcagccgttcctggggctccagacccttccccagctccattcccttccctggacatgctccagccccacaaTGGATTTCTTGGAGTGgggggcccagaactgaactTCAAGGGGTCAGAACTGCCTGGCCAAGCCAAGGTTTCTCAGCATTTGTGTGGCTCACTCATCCCAGAACCATGGGAGCCCAAGGTCCATGACCCTGACCACATTCCCATTCCAGACCTGGTGCTGTCCCCACTCACTTTGACTGTCTCCCTCTTCTCAGGAATGACGGCGCTTTTGTAATCGCGGTGCTGCGGCAGCTTCTCGATGAAGAGCCTGGAAAAACAGGAcagaagctgcagctcaggaCAGTCAGTGGTGTTTTGGGGGATCCCTGTTCTCCCTCTCAGggcagtctgtctgtctgcaggaGCCCTCCACCCCATAacagcccctggagctctgcatgGCACTCAGATCTCACTCAATCCCAAGGGAGCCTCACACAGGTTTTCCTTCCACCTGGCCTCTGGAGATGATCCTCAGGGATAAACTCATTTGTTTGGAAGAGAACCATTAATAACCTGGTCTGAACCATCAAGGGCACCAAGGTGACTCAGGGAGGTGCTCAGGCACCTGCCCACACCTGGGAGCATCCCAGGATTCCATCCAAGCTCAAGAACTCAGCTGACTCAGAGCTCCCCGTCCTTGTGCATGAAGGGACAGAGAGTTTGTGCAGGAGGGGAAATTACTTCAGACCTTGGCCAGGGAAAACTTGCAGGTGAGCTGAAAGCAAAAAGCAAGTTCccaacagccccagctgctgcaccaggagcctttgggctctgcagcctgagGACCCCAGGTTttccaggcaggagggagaatCCTGGCTTTGGGGATGGAAATCGAGACTGAGCTCAGCACCATCCCACTCACTTCCACcatgccaggctgctcccagcccctccagcctggcctgggacacttccagggatccaggggcagccccagctgctctgggcaccctatGCTTCCTcaccctcacaaggaagaatttctttctaacatCCAATCTATAGCTCTGCTgttctgtcctgtcactgctcaggtCAAAAAGtccctcttctcttttttaGAAGCCTCCTTCAGGTGCTGGAAGGTCATAATGAGATCCTTCCACAGAGTTCTACAAGCACtaaaacaaggagaaaatcCCACAAACAAGGGGCAGTTCACTCTGGCTCAGCCCTCTGATGCTCCCCAGGCTGGAGACACCTTGAATTAATCTGTGACCAAGTCCCCAGCGGTGACAGAGTGCTCAGGGTGAGCTTAGCCAGGCCCTTctcaggctggctctgggcatCCACAAAGCTTTGGGGATAACCTCAAatccctgccctccttcctGCTTCAGCACCCACTGAAGGATGTTCAGCCTCCTGCCCAGGCACAGggtaaaaggggaaaaaaaagggaaaaaagggaaaaaaggggaaaaggggaaaaggggaaaaactgTGCCACAGAGAGCAGAACAAACCAGCCAAGTAAAGCCAAGCAGGAAAAACTCAGTGGGCACAGAAACTCTAAGAaacctctgtgtgtgcagtAAACAAAgccagctgctccaagccctcaGGGACAAGGAAGGACTTTTTGCCTCCCTGAATGCTCCTGGTGAGGATGCAGGATCAGCACAGACTGGAGCCCTGGAGAGGCTGTGGCTCCCTCCCAAAGCCCCAGTGAGGTCCCTGCCCCCAGCTGGGGGTGTGAAGTAGGTCACTGTGCTGAGGAGACACAACAAGGCCctgagtgctgccagcagcttgTAGATTAAAATGGAAGGGATTAATTAGGAAGGATTAAGAGCAGATGCTGGCCTGGGCAGGATGGAAAAACCAACAGAGACAGCTGGCTTTCCACAAGTCAggaagtggggggaaaaatgggcaGGAGGATGAGAGGAGAGCtcaggcaggcagaggaaaactccagggcaggagctgcagtggcaggctgggatggggcagaggaAGGGCTGGAACAGCTCATGTTTCCTATggacagccctgctgaggcCTGGCAAGACCAAAACCTCCCAGGGCCAGGAGTTTTGGGCTGGTTCAaacctctgcctgctcctgagctcagcagagcagcagctgtttggcacccagcagccacagccaggactATTTTTAAGCCCAGCTCTGGCCAAGCTGGTGGCTCTGGAggccctgggacacccccacaGGTTCCTGGAGCTGATCCAAGCACATTAGGGAGCCCAAATATTCCAGAAAAGTTGtgtcttgttatttttttctttcttttttggctCAAAGTCGTGTcttgttactttttttccttcttgtttggCTTTACCAAACTGAGTGTTCCTGCTGGTGATTCAAGGAAAACACCCACTCAGATCAAGGTAGGGGAAGCTGCTCAGAACCACAGGCAAGGAAAGACTTGCAAGGTGGCAAGAAATGTGTTAAAAATCCTGGAGATAAttgtggaatcatggaatggtttgggttgaaaggacctcaaagctcatccagtgccacgacagggacaccttccactgtcccaggtgctccagcctggcctgagacacttccagggatccaggggcagccacagcaaatctgggaattccatcctagcccctccccaccctcacagggaagaatttcttcccaatattccaTTCATCCCTACCCTCTGGCAGTTTAAAACCATCCTCCCTTGGCCTGACACTCTCTGCCTGTGCTAAAAgtccctctctcccttttttatGACTCCTCTTTAGGCAGCAGAAGGGACTCAGGTCTCCCTGTTGAACACTCTCAcctcccccagcctggccccactcctaggaaaggcagagcagagcaaatcCATGAGAGGCTCCACTGAATTGCCAGtacctcctcctgctctctggaTCTAGAAAACATCAAACCTATTGCTTGAGCTCCAGCTTCCCATCTTCCCTGGAAGAAATGACAGTGGCACTGAGTTCCTATCTTTGGACaatgcagggcaggagctcacATTGGTCAGGGGTCAGCTTTTGCACCCTCTGGGCTAGAAATGCCAGGAGATTGATTTGAAAGCTGCTGGGAACACAACCCAGCACTTCTGGCTGCTACAATGAACCAGCCTGCAGTTCATTTGTTTAGTTAAAAAGTTTCTTCTTCGGGCCCAGCTGCGTAACCCTCCTGGAACCCTTCCCAAAGGTTTTACActtcccagctccccctgcagcctccctggcCCTCGCCACCATGCCCATAAAAGCTCAGGAAGTGCGAGGTGGGGAGGAAAGCTaatcagagaaaaatgtgttggGTTTAAGGGGCAGCAACCCTGCAcatgggggcagggagggaaaatgCCCACGGAGATGCCAGCCCTGTTTTGGTGGAGTGGGGAGAatgggcacagcacagaccaCAACCAGAGGTACTGGGTGGAAGCAGGAGGGACagatttagggaaaaaaaaaaccctacaggAACAGGACACTGCACTGTTGGAATCAGAGTTTTCATCCCTTTGAACACCCACAGGCACACAGCTGTGTTTGAGGGGGCTGGGTTTTGTTGCTGAGGtgtaaaaataaatccctgagTACTCCCTGGTCCCAAAGGAGGAACTCCCTGTTGTAGAAGGCTGTAGTAGCCCCAGAGTAAAGAGTAAAACAGGCTCAGAATAAAACTAGCTCAGAGTAAAACTGGCTTCTCCCCTGAAGGTAGATTAGCAGAGACACCACAACACAGCCTCGATCCTTTAGGTAGACACAAAAATCCCTGACCAcagatccctgcccagctctagGATGTCACAGCCAAGATAGAGAAAAACCAAGGCCAACTCAGGTGGTGAAACACCTGCAAACTTTGACCTACAGGTCAATAAAAtatctctgctgctggcagaagtCTCCAGAGGGACAGAGTGACACAAGATTAGCCTGGTTTCCAAGGAAGTTTCATTCCCATAATACCAGTATCTGTCACAGACTCCTTCCAttggtgcccagtgacaggacaaggagtgaGGGCTATAAACTAAACCACAAAAAGTTCAACCTCATCCTGAGGAAGAAGTTCTTTCCATGGAGAGTGGCAGAGGCCTGGAACAgctggagtctccctctctggagacattccaaactCACCAGGAcctggctctgtgtcacctgctccaggtgaccctgcctgggcaggaggctggactggatgatctccaaaccaaattttttggggattacAGATTCTGGAAACTTTCACAAGCAAGCTGCACCTGAGGCTTTGTGCCTCACCTTGCCCATGTGTCCTGGTCAGTCTGAGCTACATCTGTGCTTTGTGCCTCACCTTGCCCACATGTCCTGGCCAGTCTGAGCAGCACCTGAGGCTTTGTGCCTCACACCTTGCCCACATTTCCCGGTCAGTCTGAGCTGCACCTGAGGCTTTGTGCCTCACACCTTGCCCACATGTCCTGGCCAGTCTGAGCTGCATCTGTGGCTTTGTGCCTCACACCTTTCCCACATCTGGTCAGTCTGAGCAGCACCTGTGGCTTTGTGCCTCACACCTTTCCCACATTTCCTGGCCAGTCTGAGCTGCATCTGTGGCTTTGTGCCTCACACCTTGCCCACATTTCATGATCAGTCTGAGCTGCACCTGAGGCTTTGTGCCTCACACCTTGCCCACATTTCCCGGCCAGTCTGAGCAGCATCTGTGCTTTGTGCCTCACACCTTTCCCACATCTCCTGGCCAGTCCCACCAGCTGTGGCTTTGTGCCTCACACCTTTCCCATGTGTCCTGGCCAGTCTGAGCTGCACCTGAGGCTTTGTGCCTCACCCTGCCCCCATCTCCTGGCCAGTCTGAGCTGCACCTGAGGCTTTGTGCCTCACACCTTTCCCACGTGTCCTGGCCAGTCTGAGCTGCACCTGAGGCTTTGTGCCTCACCCTGCCCCCATCTCCAGGCCAGCCCCAccagctgtgacactgcacatctgtcaggagcagagctctggccaGAACCCAGAGCTGTGGAGCTCTCCCATCTCTCCAAGACCTCGCAGCCCCCTGAGAcgtccccagagcccctgcagcccccacacTCACGTGATGTACTTGTTGTAGAGGATGAAGGCGTGCTCCAGGTTGCCCTCCTCGCAGTAGACCGTGGCCATGCGCAGCATCTCCACGCCCGAGCGGAAGTAGCGCCGCGGGGGGATGTCCTCGCTCACCTCCACGCTGCTCCCCGCCTGGATCAGCCGCCGCACGCGCTCCTCCGGCGCCAGGCTGGCGCTGCCGGGGCCCGGCATGGTGACACACATGGGCCGTGTGGGGCTCTGCGGGAGCGAGACACGGGCATCAGGAGTGTGGGGAACGGAGTCACAGGAGAATGGAACCGCGGAATCACATTCGTGGGGATCATGGGATCACAGAGTCacataaatcacagaatcacagaaatcatggaatcacagagtcacgAGATCATGGAGtcacaggatcatggaatcacagagtcacagagatCATGGAGTCACAGAGTCACggaaatcatggaatcacagtcATGGGATCATGAGATCATGGAGTCACAGGATCATGGGATCACAGAGTCATGGGATCATggagtcacagagtcacagaaatcacggaatcacagaatcgTGGGGATCATGGGATCACAGAGTCATGGGGATCATGGGATCACAGAGTCATGGGATCACGGAATCAGAGTCAcgggatcacagaatcacagtcaCAGAAATCACGGAATCACAGAGTCACGGGATCATGGAGTCACAGAGTCACAAAAATCATGGAGTCACAGAGTCacaaaaatcatggaatcacagtcATGGGATCATGAGATCATGGAGTCACAGGATCACGGGATCACAGAGTCACAGGATCATGGGATCACAAAGTCACGGAAATCATGGAACCATGGAATCACCGTCATGGGATCATGAGATCATGGAGTTACAGGATCATGGGATCACAGAGtcatgggatcatggaatcacagagtcacaggaACATGGGATCACAGTCACAGGATCATGGGATCACAGAGTCATAGAAATCACGGGATCACAGTGTCACAGCGATCATGGGATCACAGAGTCGTGGGGATCAttggatcacagaatcataggatCCTGggatcacagagtcacagaatcatggaaatCATGGAACCACGAATCACAGAGTCACGGGGATCATGGAGTCACAGAGTAATGGGAtcatgggatcacagaatcGTGGAAATCATGGAACCATGGAATCACAGTCACAGGGATCATGAGATCACAGAGTCATAGGATCATGGGATCACAGAGTCACGGGATCATGGAGTCACAGGATCATGGGGTCATGGGATCACAGAGTCACGggaatcacaggatcatgggatcacagagtcacagaaatcaCGGAATCACAGAGTCACGGGATCATGGGATCACAGAGTCACGGGATCACGGAATCAGAGTCATGGGATTGTGGAGTCACAGAGTCATGGAAATcacggaatcacagaatcatgggatcacagagccatagaaatcatggaatcacagagtcacagggatcatggaatcacagagtcacagaaatcaCGCAATCACAGAGTCAGGGGATCACAGAGTGACAGAGTCATGGAaataatggaatcacagaatcatggaatcactgaatcacaaggttggaagagacttttaagatcatcgagtccaacccatgccccaACAccacctcaactaaaccatcCTGACCCAACGGGAttccccaaaatcatcctgtgCCAACAGGATCATCTCAATTCCATCCTGACCCAAAAGGCTCCATCCCAGATCCATCTTGACCCAACAGGATCATCCCAATTCCATCCTGACCCAAAAGGTTCCATCCCAGATCCATCCTGGCCCAACAGGATCATCCCAGATCCctctctgcctgtgctgtgggaggCACTCCCGTCACCCCAGGAATGCACCACGACCTGATCCATGTGGGAATCACcacagacaggagctgctggattcCTAGTGGAGGCAGCAAACCCAGAAATCCTCCACAAGACTCCTCCTACTCCACAGAAGTAGTTTTTCCTTGGTAAAACTCCCTGAGCCAAGGGAAGGGTTCAACTCCCTGTGAAATGGCACTAATTTCCTAGAACATGTAGAAATATCCTCATCCCTGTGGGGGTGGTCTTTAGTGAACACCTTTCCTGAAAGCCTtccaagaaaaatccatttttatatTACCTCCTCACTGAAATCACCTCCAGTTTCGTttgcaaactgaaaaaagaCAATTATTCTGGGCACCCAGATGGGAGCCAGTAGAGCACCTCAGCTGCCACATGTAGTATCAGGAATTACTGAGGCACCTCCCtaagggagggaaaggagaggagccCCTCTTGgggctccccagagcagcactccCTTTCTGAGGGCAGGCAGAGACATGTTTCCCAGCTCACACCCCACGGGAGCCTCTTTTTCTGTGAGATTCAGAGGCTCCTGTGCCAAAACCCTTTGGGAtgtgacagccacagctccactgGAGGTGGGTGCTCAGCTGTTCCCCAAATCCAGAGCTCTGAGCCACTTCCTCAAAATAATCCCTGTCACATCTCACAGTCCTCTTCCCCCTGCTAGAACATACTCCACTCATACCTGAAACTCCCCTCGAAATCCCACACAACCCCCCCAAGCCGCAGCCCCCAaactccagcccctccccagcccaccaGGAGAGAGGGTGACCCCTCCACAAAATCAGAGCCCTCCCCAAGTCCCACAGAACCTCGCCCTaaaagggagagcagggaagacTCTCCTGCATTGCCTGTTCCCCCCAAAATGGGAGCCCCAAAACAAACTCCTCTGCCCTAAGGAGAAAAGACGGCCCAGGCAGAGCGGCCTGCCCGGATCCCTTGTCCTGAGGGGAAACATCTCCGAGCCGTAAGCAGATCCCCCTCCCCAAGGCGAAGGCTCCCAAAGCCAGACCCAACCCGCAAAGGGATTCTCCTTCCTAAAGTGACTATCCCACAGCCAGAACACTCGGAGCGGGTCACTCTCCTTAAAGAGAAGATTCCAGACCCCCCTGACCGCGCCTCGACACGAGACGCCCCCCGAATCGGAGCCCTGCCGGCGCAGCCTCCCAGGAGAGGCCGGGACGCCCCAGCAGCACCGCGGCTCTGGCGCCTCAAGCCGCCCCCGATGCTCAGAGggacccagcagcagagccGGGACCCCCCCTCATCCCGCACGGCCCCCCTATCCGCGGCCCAGCCCTGACCTGGCGAGCGCGGCCGCCGGTTGCCCCTCAGCACTTCCGGGTTCTCCCCCTCACGCCGTAGCACCGCCCCCCTCGCTTCCGACAGCCAATCAGAAGCCGCCCCAACATCCGGGTAGGTAGAAGCACACCACCTACTTCCGCCCTGTTGCCTCAGCGGAACGTTGTGCGTCGTGAcgtcacagcagcagctcttaaAGGGGCAGCGCCAGTTGGAGAAGCAGCgctcatcccaaacccaaacccgAACCCAAACCTAAACCTGGCCGTTCTCACCCCAAAACCGGGCCCAACCCCCCCGCAGCGCGGATCCTGCATAGGCCCCTCAGGGGAAATGATTGCTTCACACGCAGGGTGCAGTTCGCACAACGTGGAAATTTACTTTAGCAAAAGTggataaaaaggaggaaaaacaaactcGTGCTTACACATTCAGTCCTGTTTCTTATTATGTGTTGAGAAAAATCAACAAAAGGCCATTTTGTTGAAAGATCTAGGGATGCCTGAGGATGTTTCTTTAGGATTATTCCAGCTCTGTCTGagtctgtgtttatttttattccccACATCCCTCATGGATCAGCATTGGATTAAAAAATTCCTTGTAAAAGCATGTAAAagctggggagagcagaaaacagaatgaaaaccagccctgtccagctgcCCCACATCTggcctggcagctcctggttgaggcacagctgctccctccaggCCCAGGAGGGTTTTTGTCTCATGGAACACATTCCCAGTCTGTCAGGAcatctcctgctcccccagTCTGTGTTTACTGCGCTGGCGTTTCCTGGCAGGTGAGGGCTCCtgaggcaggctgggctgggggctctgaggggggagcagctccttgtgCTTCTTCTTGGAGGGTGGTGAAGACCAAGAGTTCCTGGGGGCCAAACTGCAgggctgcctctgctccaggtgATTCTGTTCAATGTGATTCCgcttctgctgcctctgttccaggtgattctgcttcctctgcttcctctgctccagaTTATTCTCTTCCAGGTGATTCTGCTCCAGAGGGTTCCACTTCTTCTGCTTCCTTTGCTCCAGGTGATTCTGTTCCAGATGATTCCCCTTCTTCTGCTTCCTTTGCTCCAGGTGATTCTGCTCCAGATGATTCCACctcttctgcttcctctgctccagaTGATTCTGTTCCAGGTgattctgcttcctctgctccaggtgattctgcttcctctgctccaggtgaTTTTGTTCCAGGTgattctgcttcctctgctccaggtgaTTCTGCTCCAGATGATTAGatttcttctgcttcctctgctccagaTGATTCTGTTCCAGGTGATTCTGCTCCAGATGATTCCACttcttctgcttcctctgctccaggtgagtctgcttcctctgctccaggtgaTTCTGTTTCTGGTGATTCTGCTT includes these proteins:
- the LOC117007826 gene encoding STAM-binding protein isoform X2 encodes the protein MCVTMPGPGSASLAPEERVRRLIQAGSSVEVSEDIPPRRYFRSGVEMLRMATVYCEEGNLEHAFILYNKYITLFIEKLPQHRDYKSAVIPEKRETVKKLKEVAFPRAEELKEELLKRYAKDYAKYKEQEQLEEEKTRVALMKQQQAEQEQFHAFEEMIRRQELEKERLRIAQEFGKPEPQSMDGPLIPGVEKPPTDLIPKVPVSPVHPATPSAGTVPSKPPVVDRSLKPSALGSTENNAGVDVLRQVIVPRELCQKFLQLADANTVRGVETCGILCGKLMRNEFTITHVIVPKQLGGPDSCTTENEEELFLIQDQHGLVTLGWIHTHPTQTAFLSSVDLHTHCSYQMMLPESIAIVCSPKYQETGFFKLTEHGLEEISSCRQKGFHPHPKDPPLFTTCNHVSIVERDVVLMDLR
- the LOC117007826 gene encoding STAM-binding protein isoform X1 — translated: MCVTMPGPGSASLAPEERVRRLIQAGSSVEVSEDIPPRRYFRSGVEMLRMATVYCEEGNLEHAFILYNKYITLFIEKLPQHRDYKSAVIPEKRETVKKLKEVAFPRAEELKEELLKRYAKDYAKYKEQEQQLEEEKTRVALMKQQQAEQEQFHAFEEMIRRQELEKERLRIAQEFGKPEPQSMDGPLIPGVEKPPTDLIPKVPVSPVHPATPSAGTVPSKPPVVDRSLKPSALGSTENNAGVDVLRQVIVPRELCQKFLQLADANTVRGVETCGILCGKLMRNEFTITHVIVPKQLGGPDSCTTENEEELFLIQDQHGLVTLGWIHTHPTQTAFLSSVDLHTHCSYQMMLPESIAIVCSPKYQETGFFKLTEHGLEEISSCRQKGFHPHPKDPPLFTTCNHVSIVERDVVLMDLR